The sequence below is a genomic window from Thermus sp. LT1-2-5.
TGAGCTCTTGCGCCTTAGCCTTAGGATTTTGGGTGAGGAGGTCCAGGACCACGCTCCGCGCCTGCCCCTCCTTGAAGCCCAAGGCGGCCAGGGCCAGGACCGCTTCCTCCGCCGCCTCGCTTTCCACCCTTTCCTCGGTGAGGAGGCTTGGGGGGACCTTGCCCTTGAGCTCTAGGGCCAGGCGCTCGGCAAGCCGCCGCCCCACGCCGCTGGCTGCGGTGAGGAGCCGAAGGTCCCCCTCCGCCAGGGCCCGGGCCAGGAGCTTGGGGGTGAGGGCGGAGAGGAGGGAGAGGGCCACCTTAGGCCCCACCCCGCTCACGGAGAGGAGGAGCTCAAAGAGGGCGAGGCTTTCCTCATCGGGGAAGCCGAAGAGGGCGAGGCCCTCCTCTTTGAGCTGGAAGTGGGTGTGGACCGCCACCTCCTGGCCCTCCCTTAGGCTGGCCAGGAAGGGGCCGGGGGCCTGGACGAAGAACCCCACCCCGCCCACCAGGAGGAGGAAGCTCCCTTCCTCCTTCTTGAGGACCTTTCCCTGGAGGTAGCGGATCATCGGCCCTGGAAGCGGGGCAGGCGCTTCTCCCTAAAGGCCCTGACCCCTTCCTCGTGGTCCAGGGTGCGGCCCGCCTCCCCTTGCAGGATGGCCTCGAGGCCCAAGGCCTCTTCCAAGGAAAGCCGATAGGTTTCCAAGAGGAGCTTCCGCGTGAGGACGTAGGCCCGGGTGGGGCCTTGGGCCAGTTCCTGGGCCAGGGCTAGGGCCTCTTCCATAAGCCTTTCCGCCGGCACCACCCGGTGGACGAGGCCCAGGGCCAAGGCCTCCTCTGCGGAGAGGCGGGGGGAGAGGAAAAGGAGCTCTTGGGCCTTGGCTAGCCCCACGAGTCGGGGCAAGAGGAAGCTTAGCCCCGAGTCCGGCACCAGCCCGATCCGGACGAAGGCGGTGGTGAAGGTGGCCCCAGCGGCGGCTAGGCGCAGGTCCCCCCAAAGGGCGAGGCTCATCCCTGCGCCCGCCGCAGGACCGTTGACCGCCACCACCAAGGGCTTTTCCAGCCCGCTCATGGCCTCCACCACCCGGTTGTAGCGGCGGAGGTAGGCCTCGTAGTCGGGTTTTTCCTCGCCGAACTCCGTGAGGTCCTGCCCGGCGGAAAAGGCCCGCCCCGCCCCCGTGAGGAGGACGGCCCGCACCCCAGGGTCTTGGTTCGCCTCGGTCAAGGCCCGGTGAAGCTCCTCCAGGAGGGCGCCGGTGAGGGCGTTGAGCTTCTCGGGCCGGCTCAGGGTGAGGAGGAGGACGCCGTCGGTTTTCTCCCTCAGGACCATGGCCCCATTGTAAGGGGTGGCGCACCTACACCGGCTTTTGGTGTAGCGTAGATGAAGGGGTATACCGCCCCTTGAGGAGGCAGGATGGAGCTCACGCTGGAAAGCCAAGGTTACCTGGAGGCCCTCTACCGGGCGTATCTGGAGGACCCCTTTTCCCTGCCGGAGGAGTGGCGGCGCTACTTCTCCGCCCTTACCCTCGAGGACGGACGACGAGAACGCCCTTCCCCTAGTGTCCCCGTGGCGGAGGCGGTGGACCTAGGCTTCCTCCTCAAGGTGGAGCGCCTGGTCCAGGCCTACCGGGAGCTCGGGCACCTGGCGGCCCGGATAGACCCCTTAGGCGGGGAAAGGCCCAGGCCCAAGGCCCTCTCCCTGGAGGCCCAGGGCCTCTCCCCCAAAGACCTCTCCCGGCCCCTTCCTCCCTTCTTCGGCGCCCCCAGTTTGGGGGCCCTCCTGGAGCGGCTAGAGGCCACCTACCTGGGCCCCGTGGGCTTTGAGGTGGTCCACGTGGAGCCCGAGGAGCGGGAGTGGCTTCTGGCCCGCATAGAGGCTCCCTGGGAAAAGCCTTCCCCTGAGGTGCGCCGCCGCATGCTGGAGGCCTTAATGCAGGCGAGCCTCTTTGAGGCCTTTTTGCAACGGAAATACCTGGGGGCCAAAACCTTTAGCGTCGAGGGCCTAGAAGGCCTCATCCCCCTTCTTAAGGAGGCGGTGGTGGAGGCGGCGCGGCACGGGGTCAAGGAGGTGGTCCTGGGCATGGCCCACCGGGGTCGGCTGAACGTCCTGGCCCACGTGGTGGGGAAGCCCTTTGAGCGCATCTTCCGCGAGTTCGAGGAGATCTTCCCCGAGGGCTACAGCGGGGACGTAAAGTACCACCTGGGCTTCTCCAGCGACCAGGAAACCCCTTACGGCAAGGTCCATGTTTCCTTGACCTTTAACCCGAGCCACCTGGAGTTCGTGAACCCCGTGACCCTGGGGCGGCTTCGCGCCAAGCAGGACCGCTTCGCCGACCGGGAGAGGCGGCGGGGCCTGGCCATCCTCGTTCACGGGGACTCCGCCTTCATCGGCGAGGGGATTGTGCAGGAAACCCTAAACCTTTCCCAGCTTCCCGGCTACCGGGTGGGGGGGACCTTGCACGTGGTGGCCAACAACCAGCTGGGCTTCACCACCCTTCCCTCCGAGTACACCTCCTGCCGTTACCCCACGGACATCGCCAAGATGGTGGGGGCCCCCGTCTTCCACGTGAACGCTGAGGCGGTGGACGAGCTTTGGTTCGTCTTGCGCCTGGCCCTGGAGTACCGGAGCCGCTTCGGCAAGGACGTGGTCATCGACCTGGTGGGCTACCGCCGCCGGGGGCACAACGAAACCGACGAGCCCACCTTCACCCAGCCCGCCATGTACGCCCGCATCGCGCAAAGGCCCGAGCCGTGGAAGGTTTACGCCGAGCGGCTCGAGGCCGAAGGGGTGGTGCGCAACGAGGAGCTTAAGGCCCTGGAAACCGCCTACCTGGAGCAGCTGGAGGCCGAGTTCGCCCGGGTGAAGGCCGAGCCCGGCCCCGTGGTGCCCCACGGGCTTTCCGGCCTCTGGCAGGGCTACGTGGGGGGGCCGGACCCCCTGGTGCCCGAGGTGGAGACCAAGGTGGCCAAGGAGGCGTTGCGCAACCTGTTGGTGCGGCTCGCCACCGTGCCCGAGGGCTTCCAGGTCCACCCCAAGCTGAAGCGGTTCCTCGAGGCCCGCCTGGAGATGGCGGAGGAAAAGCGGCCCGTGGATTGGGCCACGGCGGAGGCCTTGGCCTTCGCCACCTTGGCGGCGGAGGGGCACCGGGTGCGCCTCACGGGGCAAGACGCCCTAAGGGGCACCTTCACCCAGCGCCACGCCGCCCTTTACGACTACCGTACCGGGGAGCGCTACATCCCTCTGGAGCACCTGGCGGAGGGGCAGGCCCCCGTGGAGATCCACAACTCCCCCCTTTCCGAGGCCGGGGTCCTGGGCTTCGAGTACGGCTACAGCCTGGACTACCCCGAGGGGCTCATCCTCTGGGAGGCCCAGTTCGGGGACTTCGCCAACGTGGCCCAGGTCTACATCGACCAGTTCCTGGCCAGCGCCGAGGCCAAGTGGGGGCGGCTTTCCGGGCTCGTCCTCCTCCTGCCCCACGGCCTGGAGGGCCAAGGCCCCGAGCACTCCTCCGCCCGGCTGGAGCGCTTCTTGCAGCTGGGGGCCAAGGACAACCTCCAGGTGGCCTACCCCACCACCCCTGCCCAGTTCTTCCACCTTCTGCGCCGCCAGGTGAAGCGGCCCATTCGCAAGCCCTTGGTGGTCATGACCCCCAAGAGCCTCCTCCGCCACCCCGAGGTGGTTTCCAGCCTGGAGGAGCTCGCCCAAGGCCGCTTCCAGAAGGTGATCCCCGAGCGGGTGAAGGGGGCGAGGAAGGTTCTCCTCACCTCCGGCAAGGTCTACTACGAGCTTTTGGCCAAGAGGCGGGAGCTTGGGGCGGAGGACGTGGCGATCCTGCGCCTCGAGCTCCTCTACCCCTTCCCCGAGGAGGAACTTAAGGAGGCCCTCGCCCCCTACCCCAAGAAGACCCCCGTGGTGTACGTGCAGGAAGAACCCGTTAACCAAGGGGCCTGGTGGTACCTCTCCGCCCGCTTCTGCGGGGAGATCTTCGGCCACCCCTTCAGCGTGGTGGCCCGGCCCGAGTCCCCAAGCCCCGCCGTGGGCTCGTCCAAGGTCCACCGTCTGGAGCAGGAAGCCCTTTTGGAAGAGGCCTTCAAGTGAGGAGGTAAAAGGTGGAAGAACTCAAGGTGCCCTCCGTGGGCGAAAGCATCGTGGAAGTGGAGATCGGCGCTTGGCTTAAGCAGGAGGGGGAACGCTTTGCCCAGGACGAGCCTTTGGTGGAGCTCATCACCGATAAGGCCACCCTGGAGCTCCCCGCCCCCTTCGCCGGCACCCTAAGGCAAATCCTCAAGAAGACCGGGGAGACGGCCCGGGTGGGGGAGGCCATCGCCCTCCTCGAGGCGGGGGTAGCGGCCCAGGCGGAAGCGCCCAAGCCCCCGGCCCAGGAGGCCCCGGAAGGCCCCTTGGCCATGCCCGCCGCCGAGCGGCTCATGCGCGAGAAGGGGGTTTCTCCGGAAGCGGTGCAGGGCACGGGCCTGGGCGGCCGCATCCTCAAGGAGGACGTGGAGCGCTACCTGGAGAAGCGGGAGGCCCCTAAGCCTGCCGAGCCCGCACCCCCTTCTCCTCCTGTGCCCCCGCCTTCCCAGGCGCCCGGCGACAAGCCCTGGCGGGTGAGCGAGGCGGTGCCCATGACCCCCTTGCGCCGCCGCATCGCCGAGCGCCTCCTTATGGCCAGGCAGACCACGGCCATGCTCACCACCTTCAACGAGGCGGACATGTCCGCGGTCATCGCCCTGCGCAAGGAGCTCGGGGAGGCCTTCCAGAAGAAGCACGGGGTGAAGCTCGGCTTCATGAGCTTCTTCGTCAAGGCCGTGGTCCAGGCCCTCAAGGAGATCCCCGAGCTCAACGCCGAGATCCGGGACAACGCCATCCTTTACCACCGCTACTACGACATCGGCATCGCCGTGGGCGGGGGCGAGGGGCTTGTGGTGCCGGTCCTGAGGGACGCTGACCGCCTCTCCTTTGCCGAGATCGAGCGGCAGATCGCCGACTTCGCCGAGCGTGCCCGCACGAAGAAGCTCAAACCCGAGGAGCTCATGGGGGGCACCTTCACCATCACCAACGGGGGCATCTACGGCTCCTTGAACTCCACCCCCCTCCTGAACCCGCCCCAGGTGGGCATCCTAGGCATGCACGCCATCCAGGAAAGGCCTGTGGCCCGGGAGGGGCAGGTGGTCGTTAGGCCCATGATGTACCTGGCCCTCTCCTACGACCACCGCATCGTGGACGGGCGCGAGGCGGTGACCTTTTTGCGCCGGGTAAAGGAGCTCATCGAGAACCCGGTGCGGCTCCTCTTGGAGGTGTAGCGTGTACGACCTCTTGGTCATCGGGGCGGGCCCTGGGGGGTATGTGGCCGCCATCCGGGCAGCGCAGCTCGGGATGAAGGTGGGGGTGGTGGAGAAGGAGAAGGCCCTGGGGGGGACCTGCCTCAGGGTAGGGTGCATCCCCTCCAAGGCCCTTTTGGAAACCACGGAGCGCCTCTACGAGGTGAAGAAGGGCCTCCTAGGGGCCAAGGTGGAGGGCTTCTCCCTGGACCTTCCCGCCCTCCTCGCCCACAAGGACAAGGTGGTCCAGGCCAACACCCAAGGGATCGAGTTCCTTTTCAAAAAGAACGGGGTGGCCCGCCACCAGGGCACGGCTCGCTTCCTTTCCCACCGCACGGTCTTGGTGGAGGAAACAGGGGAAGAGCTTTCCGCCCGCTATATCCTCATCGCCACGGGTTCCGCTCCCCTAATCCCCCCTTGGGCCCAGGTGGACTACGAGAGGGTGGTGACCTCCACCGAGGCCCTTTCCTTCCCTGAGGTGCCGGAGCGCCTCATCGTGGTGGGGGGCGGGGTGATCGGGCTCGAGCTCGGGGTGGTCTGGCACCGCCTGGGGGCGGAGGTCACCGTCCTGGAGTACATGGACCGCATCCTCCCCACCATGGACGCCGAGCTTTCCCGGGCGGCGGAGCGGGTCTTCAAAAAGGAGGGCCTAAGGATCCGGACCGGGGTGCGGGTGACCACGGTGATCCCGGAGGCCAAGGGGGCGCGGGTGGAGCTAGAGGGGGGGGAGGTCCTCGAGGCCGATCGGGTCCTTTTGGCCGTGGGCCGCAGGCCCTACACGGAGGGGCTTGGCTTGGAAAACGCCGGCCTAGCCCTGGACGAGCGGGGCCGCATCCCCGTGGACGAGCACCTGAGGACCCGCGTTCCCCACATCTACGCTATCGGGGACGTGGTCAGGGGCCCCATGCTGGCCCACAAGGCCAGCGAGGAGGGCATCGCCGCCGTGGAGCACATGGCCAAGGGCTTCGGCCACGTGGACTACCAGGCCATTCCCAGCGTGGTCTACACCCACCCGGAGGTGGCGGGCGTGGGCTACACGGAGGAGGAACTTAAGGAGCGAGGCATCCCTTACAAGGTGGGGAAGTTCCCCTACTCCGCCAGCGGCCGCGCCCGGGCCATGGGCGAAACGGAAGGGTTCGTCAAGGTCCTGGCCCACGCCAAGACGGACCGCATCCTGGGGGTTCACGGCATCGGGGCCCGGGTGGGGGACGTGCTGGCCGAGGCCGCCTTGGCCATCTTCTTCAAGGCCAGCGCCGAGGACCTGGGCCGCGCTCCCCACGCCCACCCCTCCTTGTCGGAGATCCTCAAGGAAGCTGCCTTGGCGGCGTGGGAGAAGCCAATTCACCTATAGGCAGGCAGGGCTTTCGGGCCGAGGTGCGAGGAGCACCTCGGCGTTTTGTATACTTATGCATACCCCCACCCGGGGGTAGACTGGGAGTTGGCATGAAGATCGTCTTGGCATACTCTGGCGGGCTGGACACCAGCATCATCCTCAAGTGGCTCAAGGAGACCTATGGCGCCGAGGTCATCGCCTTCACGGCGGACATCGGCCAAGGGGAAGAGGTGGAGGAGGCGCGGGAGAAGGCCCTAAGGACGGGGGCCTCCAAGGCCATCGCCTTAGACCTCAAGGAGGAGTTCGTGCGGGACTTCGTCTTCCCCATGCTCCGCGCTGCTCCCCTTTACGAGGGGTACTACCTCCTGGGTACCTCCATCGCCCGGCCCCTCATCGCCAAGTACCTGGTGAAGATCGCCGAGGAGGAGGGGGCGGAGGCCGTTTCCCACGGGGCCACGGGCAAGGGCAACGACCAGGTGCGCTTTGAGCTCACCGCCTACGCCCTGAAGCCCGAGATCAAGGTAATCGCCCCCTGGCGGGAGTGGAGCTTCCAGGGACGGCAGGAGATGATCGCCTACGCCCAGGCCCACGGCATCCCCGTGCCGGTGACCCAGGAAAAGCCGTACTCCATGGACGCCAACCTCCTGCATATTTCCTACGAGGGGGGGGTGCTGGAGGACCCTTGGGCCGAGCCTCCCAAGGGCATGTTCCGCATGACGGTGGACCCTGAGGAGGCCCCGGACGCCCCCGAGTACGTGGAGGTGGAATTTTTTGAGGGGGATCCGGTGGCGGTGAACGGGGAACGCCTTTCCCCCGCTCTGCTCCTCCAGAGGCTCAACGAGATCGGCGGGCGGCACGGGGTGGGGCGGGTGGACCTGGTGGAAAACCGCTTCGTGGGCATGAAGTCCCGGGGCGTCTACGAGACCCCGGGGGGAACCATCCTCTACCACGCCCGGCGGGCGGTGGAAAGCCTCACCCTGGACCGGGAGGTCCTGCACCAGCGGGACCAGCTTGCCCCCAAGTACGCCGAGCTCGTCTACTACGGCTTCTGGTACGCCCCCGAAAGGGAGGCCCTTCAGGCATACTTTGACCACGTGGCCAAGAGGGTCACCGGGGTGGCCCGTCTGAAGCTTTACAAGGGGAACGTCTACGTGGTGGGGCGCAAGGCGGAAAAGAGCCTCTACCAGAAGGAGCTGGTGTCCTTTGACGAGCTGGGCGGCTACGACCAGAAGGACGCTGAGGGGTTCATCAAGATCAACGCCTTGCGCCTACGGGTGCGGGCCATGGCGGAGGGGCGGCGTGGGGCATAGAACCTGGGGAGGGCGGTTCCAAGAGGGGCCAGACGCCCTGGCTGCCCGGTTCAACGCCTCCTTGGCCTTTGACCGGGCCCTTTGGCGGGAGGACCTTTGGCAAAACCGGGTCCACGCCCGCATGCTCCAGGCCGTGGGCCTTCTTTCGGAGGAGGAGCTAAAGGCCATCCTGAAGGGCTTGGACCAGATAGAGGGGGAGATAGAGGCGGGCACCTTTCCCTGGCGGGAGGACCTCGAGGACGTCCACATGAACCTCGAGGCCCGCCTCATAGAGCTCATCGGCCCCCCGGGAGGCAAGCTCCACACCGCCCGTAGCCGCAACGACCAGGTGGCCACGGACCTCCGGCTCTTCCTGCGGGGGGCTATAGACGAGCTTTTGGAGCTCCTCCTTTCCCTGAGGCGGGTCTTGGTAGGGGAGGCGGAAAAACACCTAGAGCCTCCTTACGTTCTTCCCGGCTACACCCACCTGCAACGGGCCCAGCCCATCCTCCTTTCCCACTGGTTCTTGGCCTACTACGAGATGCTCACCCGGGATGCCTGGAGGCTTGAGGACGCCCGCGCCCGCCTGAACGAAAGCCCCCTGGGGGCCGCCGCCCTGGCGGGGACGGGGTTCCCCATAGACCGCCACTTCACCGCCAAGGAGCTCGGCTTTGCCCGCCCCATGCGTAACTCCCTGGACGCCGTGGGGAGCCGGGACTTCGCCTTGGAGGTCCTTTCCGCCCTGAATATCGGCATGCTCCACCTTTCCCGCCTGGCGGAGGAGCTCATCCTCTACAGCACGGAAGAGTTCGGCTTCGTGGAGGTCCCCGACGCCTTCGCCACCGGCTCTTCCATCATGCCCCAGAAGAAGAACCCGGACATCCTGGAGCTCATCCGGGCCAAGGCGGGGAGGGTCCTGGGGGCCTTGGTGGGGCTTTCCGCCGTGGTGAAGGGGCTTCCCCTGGCCTACAACAAGGACCTGCAAGAGGACAAGGAGCCCCTTCTGGACGCCCTCGCCACCTACCGGGATAGCCTTAAGCTCCTGGCCGCCCTCTTGCCGGGCCTGAAGTGGCGCCGGGAGCGGATGTGGCGGGCGGCGGAGGAGGGGTTTTCCCTGGCCACGGAGCTCGCCGACTACCTGGCGGAAAAAGGGCTACCCTTCCGGGAGGCCCACCACGTGGTAGGGCGGCTGGTGCGGCGGCTTGTGGAGGAGGGCCGAAGCCTGAAGGACCTGACCCTGGCGGAGCTTAGGGCCCATCACCCCCTCTTCGCCGAGGACGCCCTGCCCCTTTTGCGCCTGGAAACCGCCATCCACCGCCGCCGTTCCTTTGGGGGCACGGCCCCAGAGGCGGTGCGGGAAAGGGTCTTGGAGGCCAAAAAGGAGGTGGGCCTTGCTTGAACTGGAACTTCCTACGGCAGCGCTTCCCGAGGTGCGCCCGCAGGTGGGGGTGGAGCTGAGAAAGGCGCGCCTGAGCGATGTGGACGCCATCTACTGGCTCATCCGCTACTGGGCGGAAAAGGGCTTGATGCTGGTGCGGAGCCACAGCCACCTTTACGAGAACATCCGCGACTTCCAGGTCCTGGAGGACGAGGACGGCCACATCGTGGGCACCGTGGCCCTCCACGTCCTCTGGCGGGACCTGGCGGAGATCCGGGGCCTCGCCGTTCACCCGGCCCGGCAGGGCCAGGGGCTGGGGCGCTGGCTTGTCCTGGGAGCGGAGCGGGAGGCGCGCGACCTGGGGCTTCCCAGGGTCTTCGCCTGGACGCTTCAGGTGAACTTCTTCCGCAACCTGGGCTACCAGGTAACGAGCCGGGAGGCGCTTCCCCCCAAGGTCTGGAGCGAGTGCAACGCCTGCCCCTTTTACGAGAACTGCCGGGAGATCGCCGTCATCAAGCACCTTTCCCCGGGGGCCTTCAGGGGCTAGAATGGGCGGGATGGGCGCCCTTACCCCATGGGAGGAGGAATGGCTGGAGTGAAGGAACGCGCCGTTTTGGTGCTGGAAGACGGCACCGTGTACCGCGGCTACGCCTTCGGCGCCCGAGGGAAGACGGTAGGGGAGGTGGTCTTTAACACCGCCCAGACGGGCTACCAGGAGATCATGACCGACCCCAGCTACCACGGGCAGATCGTGGTCATGACCTACCCCCATCAGGGCAACTACGGGGTCAACGTCTACGACATGCAGTCCAACCGCCCCTGGGTGCGGGGCTTTGTGGC
It includes:
- a CDS encoding 2-oxoglutarate dehydrogenase E1 component, translating into MELTLESQGYLEALYRAYLEDPFSLPEEWRRYFSALTLEDGRRERPSPSVPVAEAVDLGFLLKVERLVQAYRELGHLAARIDPLGGERPRPKALSLEAQGLSPKDLSRPLPPFFGAPSLGALLERLEATYLGPVGFEVVHVEPEEREWLLARIEAPWEKPSPEVRRRMLEALMQASLFEAFLQRKYLGAKTFSVEGLEGLIPLLKEAVVEAARHGVKEVVLGMAHRGRLNVLAHVVGKPFERIFREFEEIFPEGYSGDVKYHLGFSSDQETPYGKVHVSLTFNPSHLEFVNPVTLGRLRAKQDRFADRERRRGLAILVHGDSAFIGEGIVQETLNLSQLPGYRVGGTLHVVANNQLGFTTLPSEYTSCRYPTDIAKMVGAPVFHVNAEAVDELWFVLRLALEYRSRFGKDVVIDLVGYRRRGHNETDEPTFTQPAMYARIAQRPEPWKVYAERLEAEGVVRNEELKALETAYLEQLEAEFARVKAEPGPVVPHGLSGLWQGYVGGPDPLVPEVETKVAKEALRNLLVRLATVPEGFQVHPKLKRFLEARLEMAEEKRPVDWATAEALAFATLAAEGHRVRLTGQDALRGTFTQRHAALYDYRTGERYIPLEHLAEGQAPVEIHNSPLSEAGVLGFEYGYSLDYPEGLILWEAQFGDFANVAQVYIDQFLASAEAKWGRLSGLVLLLPHGLEGQGPEHSSARLERFLQLGAKDNLQVAYPTTPAQFFHLLRRQVKRPIRKPLVVMTPKSLLRHPEVVSSLEELAQGRFQKVIPERVKGARKVLLTSGKVYYELLAKRRELGAEDVAILRLELLYPFPEEELKEALAPYPKKTPVVYVQEEPVNQGAWWYLSARFCGEIFGHPFSVVARPESPSPAVGSSKVHRLEQEALLEEAFK
- the odhB gene encoding 2-oxoglutarate dehydrogenase complex dihydrolipoyllysine-residue succinyltransferase; translated protein: MEELKVPSVGESIVEVEIGAWLKQEGERFAQDEPLVELITDKATLELPAPFAGTLRQILKKTGETARVGEAIALLEAGVAAQAEAPKPPAQEAPEGPLAMPAAERLMREKGVSPEAVQGTGLGGRILKEDVERYLEKREAPKPAEPAPPSPPVPPPSQAPGDKPWRVSEAVPMTPLRRRIAERLLMARQTTAMLTTFNEADMSAVIALRKELGEAFQKKHGVKLGFMSFFVKAVVQALKEIPELNAEIRDNAILYHRYYDIGIAVGGGEGLVVPVLRDADRLSFAEIERQIADFAERARTKKLKPEELMGGTFTITNGGIYGSLNSTPLLNPPQVGILGMHAIQERPVAREGQVVVRPMMYLALSYDHRIVDGREAVTFLRRVKELIENPVRLLLEV
- a CDS encoding argininosuccinate synthase, whose translation is MKIVLAYSGGLDTSIILKWLKETYGAEVIAFTADIGQGEEVEEAREKALRTGASKAIALDLKEEFVRDFVFPMLRAAPLYEGYYLLGTSIARPLIAKYLVKIAEEEGAEAVSHGATGKGNDQVRFELTAYALKPEIKVIAPWREWSFQGRQEMIAYAQAHGIPVPVTQEKPYSMDANLLHISYEGGVLEDPWAEPPKGMFRMTVDPEEAPDAPEYVEVEFFEGDPVAVNGERLSPALLLQRLNEIGGRHGVGRVDLVENRFVGMKSRGVYETPGGTILYHARRAVESLTLDREVLHQRDQLAPKYAELVYYGFWYAPEREALQAYFDHVAKRVTGVARLKLYKGNVYVVGRKAEKSLYQKELVSFDELGGYDQKDAEGFIKINALRLRVRAMAEGRRGA
- the ruvA gene encoding Holliday junction branch migration protein RuvA, whose protein sequence is MIRYLQGKVLKKEEGSFLLLVGGVGFFVQAPGPFLASLREGQEVAVHTHFQLKEEGLALFGFPDEESLALFELLLSVSGVGPKVALSLLSALTPKLLARALAEGDLRLLTAASGVGRRLAERLALELKGKVPPSLLTEERVESEAAEEAVLALAALGFKEGQARSVVLDLLTQNPKAKAQELIKEALKRLR
- a CDS encoding N-acetyltransferase, with the protein product MLELELPTAALPEVRPQVGVELRKARLSDVDAIYWLIRYWAEKGLMLVRSHSHLYENIRDFQVLEDEDGHIVGTVALHVLWRDLAEIRGLAVHPARQGQGLGRWLVLGAEREARDLGLPRVFAWTLQVNFFRNLGYQVTSREALPPKVWSECNACPFYENCREIAVIKHLSPGAFRG
- a CDS encoding enoyl-CoA hydratase — protein: MVLREKTDGVLLLTLSRPEKLNALTGALLEELHRALTEANQDPGVRAVLLTGAGRAFSAGQDLTEFGEEKPDYEAYLRRYNRVVEAMSGLEKPLVVAVNGPAAGAGMSLALWGDLRLAAAGATFTTAFVRIGLVPDSGLSFLLPRLVGLAKAQELLFLSPRLSAEEALALGLVHRVVPAERLMEEALALAQELAQGPTRAYVLTRKLLLETYRLSLEEALGLEAILQGEAGRTLDHEEGVRAFREKRLPRFQGR
- the lpdA gene encoding dihydrolipoyl dehydrogenase, which produces MYDLLVIGAGPGGYVAAIRAAQLGMKVGVVEKEKALGGTCLRVGCIPSKALLETTERLYEVKKGLLGAKVEGFSLDLPALLAHKDKVVQANTQGIEFLFKKNGVARHQGTARFLSHRTVLVEETGEELSARYILIATGSAPLIPPWAQVDYERVVTSTEALSFPEVPERLIVVGGGVIGLELGVVWHRLGAEVTVLEYMDRILPTMDAELSRAAERVFKKEGLRIRTGVRVTTVIPEAKGARVELEGGEVLEADRVLLAVGRRPYTEGLGLENAGLALDERGRIPVDEHLRTRVPHIYAIGDVVRGPMLAHKASEEGIAAVEHMAKGFGHVDYQAIPSVVYTHPEVAGVGYTEEELKERGIPYKVGKFPYSASGRARAMGETEGFVKVLAHAKTDRILGVHGIGARVGDVLAEAALAIFFKASAEDLGRAPHAHPSLSEILKEAALAAWEKPIHL
- the argH gene encoding argininosuccinate lyase codes for the protein MGHRTWGGRFQEGPDALAARFNASLAFDRALWREDLWQNRVHARMLQAVGLLSEEELKAILKGLDQIEGEIEAGTFPWREDLEDVHMNLEARLIELIGPPGGKLHTARSRNDQVATDLRLFLRGAIDELLELLLSLRRVLVGEAEKHLEPPYVLPGYTHLQRAQPILLSHWFLAYYEMLTRDAWRLEDARARLNESPLGAAALAGTGFPIDRHFTAKELGFARPMRNSLDAVGSRDFALEVLSALNIGMLHLSRLAEELILYSTEEFGFVEVPDAFATGSSIMPQKKNPDILELIRAKAGRVLGALVGLSAVVKGLPLAYNKDLQEDKEPLLDALATYRDSLKLLAALLPGLKWRRERMWRAAEEGFSLATELADYLAEKGLPFREAHHVVGRLVRRLVEEGRSLKDLTLAELRAHHPLFAEDALPLLRLETAIHRRRSFGGTAPEAVRERVLEAKKEVGLA